One segment of Bombus pascuorum chromosome 6, iyBomPasc1.1, whole genome shotgun sequence DNA contains the following:
- the LOC132907827 gene encoding odorant receptor 13a-like — protein MHLSMQHKCDYTPRNLYYKKDIAYVTKHSKWILQSIGIWPAVLGDVTKFLPKIAIALSNFVLLFAIIPCILHIIFEEKDTIMRLKLSGLLSFCCTSLMKYWALTLRKPRIKGCIEQVWIDWEQVELHKDREIMLKYGRVGRNLTIICAVFMYTGGTIYHSILQYAIGTFVDEHNRTIKPLVYPTYSALYDVQSSPIYDLVYVIHCMCGYVMYSITAGACGLAALFATHTCGQIDIIISRLNNLVHGEYMKETLNLNARLIEIVERHLRILRFSAAVEMVLQEVCFLEFIGSTCMICLLEYYCITDWEQSNTISLTTYTMLLISLTFNIFILCYIGELLIEKSSSVGLSCFMIDWFHLPTKTIHGLILIIAMSNNPAKISAGKIADLSLSTFGSVLKSSLAYLSFLRTTVM, from the exons ATGCATCTCTCTATGCAACATAAGTGTGATTACACTCCGCGAAACCTGTACTATAAGAAAGATATCGCTTATGTAACTAAACACAGCAAGTGGATCCTGCAATCCATTGGCATTTGGCCAGCAGTACTAGGAGATGTCACAAAATTTCTACCAAAAATTGCAATCGCACTCAGTAATTTTGTGTTACTCTTCGCCATTATTCCATGCATTCTGCATATCATATTCGAAGAGAAAGATACTATAATGAGATTAAAATTATCCGGTTTACTAAGTTTCTGTTGCACTTCGTTGATGAAATATTGGGCGCTCACCCTTCGCAAACCGAGGATCAAAGGCTGCATCGAACAGGTGTGGATTGACTGGGAACAG GTGGAACTACATAAGGATCGcgaaataatgttaaaatacgGGCGAGTGGGTCGAAATCTGACGATAATCTGCGCCGTATTCATGTACACCGGTGGAACAATCTATCACTCGATTTTACAGTACGCGATCGGCACATTTGTCGATGAACATAATCGTACAATCAAACCTCTGGTATATCCTACATATAGCGCATTGTACGACGTTCAGAGTAGCCCCATTTACGATCTAGTGTACGTTATTCACTGCATGTGTGGATACGTGATGTATTCCATAACTGCCGGTGCTTGTGGATTAGCCGCTCTTTTCGCAACACACACCTGTGGACAAATCGACATCATTATATCTCGATTGAATAATCTTGTCCATGGCGAATATATGAAAGAAACGCTTAATTTAAATGCGCGATTGATAGAAATTGTTGAACGTCATTTGAGAATTTTAAG ATTTTCGGCAGCAGTAGAAATGGTGCTACAAGAAGTATGCTTCCTAGAATTCATTGGATCCACCTGTATGATATGTCTACtcgaatattattgtataacg GATTGGGAACAGAGTAATACCATAAGTCTTACAACATATACAATGTTACTAATATCTCTGAcatttaacatatttatattgtgCTATATTGGTGAACTTCTAATAGAAAAG AGCAGTAGTGTTGGATTGTCTTGTTTCATGATCGACTGGTTTCATTTACCGACTAAGACAATACACGgtcttattttaatcattgCTATGTCGAATAATCCGGCTAAAATTAGCGCAGGCAAGATAGCTGATTTATCTTTATCAACTTTTGGAAGT GTTCTCAAATCATCACTGGCATATTTAAGTTTCCTTCGGACgactgttatgtaa
- the LOC132907823 gene encoding odorant receptor 13a-like: MFTSTRLSARSQSRNPNYEEDIIYVTKHNKWVLNSIGIWPAMVEGIGKFLPRIAIGLSNLILFFTLVQCVLHIVFEQKDPLLRLKILGLTCFSFISLMKYWALTIRKPKIEYCIEQLYADWKQIEYQRDRKLMLKYGKIGRRLTVYSAVFMYSGGIIYHTVMQYAIGSYVDEFNRTIKLLVYPTYSGLYDVQKSPVYELVYVLQCICGYVFDTVTVGACGLAALFATHTCGQIDVIMSRLNDLIDGKFSKENSNTSVRLMEIVEHHIRTLKFSAMVETVLQEVCFLEFIGTTFVMCLLEYYCITDWQQNNKIGLTTYSLLLISLTFNMFLLCYIGDLLIEKSTNVGISCCMIDWYRLPAKSMQNLVLIIAMSNNPAKISAGRMVNLSLSTFASVLKTSFAYLNFLRTALV, from the exons ATGTTCACGAGTACGCGTCTGTCCGCTCGTAGTCAGTCGCGAAATCCAAACTATGAAGAGGACATCATTTACGTGACGAAACACAATAAATGGGTTTTAAATTCCATTGGGATTTGGCCGGCTATGGTGGAGGGTATCGGCAAATTTTTACCAAGAATCGCAATCGGActaagtaatttaatattgtttttcACCTTGGTGCAGTGTGTGCTACACATTGTATTTGAGCAAAAAGATCCTTTGCTAAGACTGAAGATTCTGGGCTTAAcgtgcttttcttttatctcccTGATGAAGTATTGGGCTCTGACAATACGCAAACCGAAAATCGAATACTGTATCGAACAGTTATATGCTGATTGGAAACAG ATAGAGTACCAAAGAGATCGCAAGTTAATGCTAAAATATGGGAAGATTGGACGAAGACTGACGGTATACAGTGCTGTGTTTATGTACAGCGGTGGCATAATCTACCACACGGTCATGCAATATGCGATCGGATCGTACGTCGATGAATTTAATCGTACGATCAAATTACTAGTATATCCTACGTACAGTGGTCTTTACGACGTCCAAAAAAGTCCCGTTTATGAACTCGTGTACGTTCTCCAATGCATATGCGGGTATGTGTTTGACACTGTGACAGTTGGAGCTTGTGGACTGGCTGCACTTTTCGCAACACACACCTGTGGACAGATTGATGTCATTATGTCTCGACTGAATGATTTGATTGATGGAAAATTTTCCAAGGAAAATTCTAATACGAGCGTTCGACTGATGGAAATCGTTGAACACCATATAAGAACTTTAAA ATTCTCTGCGATGGTTGAGACGGTTCTTCAAGAAGTGTGCTTTTTAGAATTCATTGGAACAACGTTTGTAATGTGCTTGCTCGAATACTATTGTATAACG gACTGGCaacagaataataaaattggccTGACAACATATTCGTTATTGTTAATATCCTTGACGTTCAATATGTTTTTACTGTGCTACATTGGTGATCTGCTAATTGAAAAG AGTACTAACGTCGGAATATCCTGTTGCATGATAGATTGGTACCGCTTACCAGCCAAGTCAATGCAAAACCTCGTTTTGATCATCGCAATGTCAAATAATCCGGCAAAAATTAGCGCCGGTAGAATGGTTAATTTATCCTTGTCTACATTCGCAAgt GTTCTAAAGACGTCATTCGCGTACTTAAATTTTCTCCGAACTGCCCTTGTgtag